The Geodermatophilaceae bacterium NBWT11 genome has a segment encoding these proteins:
- a CDS encoding SDR family oxidoreductase, giving the protein MTLIDPRTKHPTSTAIPGLQIEHPGGTAELTPAPDHGEESYRGSGRLAGRRALITGADSGIGRAVAIAYAREGVDVAISYLSEHADAEETARLVREAGRAALLLPGDISDETVAKGLVAQTVEGLGGLDLLVHNAAFQNVVTDVLEFSTAEIDRTFRTNVYAFFWLLQAAKPELAPGSSVIVTSSVQAFTPSPNLAAYAATKAALVNMTTSMAEEFAQVGVRVNCVAPGPVWTPLIPATMPEDMVEGFGEQSQLQRAAQPAELAGAYVYLASEDASFTSGEVIGVTGGSPIN; this is encoded by the coding sequence ATGACCCTGATCGACCCCCGCACCAAGCACCCCACGTCCACCGCCATCCCCGGCCTGCAGATCGAGCACCCGGGCGGGACGGCGGAGCTCACCCCCGCGCCCGACCACGGCGAGGAGTCCTACCGCGGCTCCGGCCGGCTCGCGGGCCGCCGGGCGCTGATCACCGGCGCCGACTCCGGGATCGGCCGCGCCGTCGCGATCGCCTACGCCCGGGAGGGCGTCGACGTCGCCATCTCCTACCTGTCCGAGCACGCCGACGCCGAGGAGACCGCGCGGCTGGTCCGCGAGGCCGGCCGCGCGGCGCTGCTGCTGCCCGGTGACATCTCCGACGAGACCGTCGCCAAGGGCCTGGTCGCCCAGACCGTCGAGGGCCTGGGCGGGCTGGACCTGCTGGTGCACAACGCCGCGTTCCAGAACGTGGTCACCGACGTCCTGGAGTTCTCCACCGCGGAGATCGACCGCACCTTCCGGACGAACGTCTACGCGTTCTTCTGGCTGCTGCAGGCCGCCAAGCCCGAGCTGGCCCCCGGCTCGTCGGTGATCGTGACCAGCTCGGTGCAGGCCTTCACGCCGTCCCCGAACCTGGCCGCCTACGCCGCGACCAAGGCCGCGCTGGTGAACATGACGACGTCCATGGCCGAGGAGTTCGCGCAGGTCGGGGTACGGGTCAACTGCGTCGCCCCCGGCCCGGTCTGGACCCCGCTCATCCCGGCGACGATGCCCGAGGACATGGTCGAGGGCTTCGGCGAGCAGTCCCAGCTCCAGCGCGCCGCCCAGCCCGCCGAGCTCGCCGGCGCCTACGTCTACCTGGCCAGCGAGGACGCCAGCTTCACCAGCGGCGAGGTCATCGGCGTCACCGGCGGCTCACCCATCAACTGA
- a CDS encoding ABC transporter ATP-binding protein encodes MLEFDGLVKTYGDNRVLDGVGFTVAPGQMFGFCGSNGAGKTTTMRIAMGLARADAGQVRWQGTALTEATRRRIGYMPEERGLYPKMKVVEQLVYFARLHGLGSAEAKAAAEHWTERLGLAEKRDQRVEKLSLGNQQRVQLAAALVSRPDVLILDEPFSGLDPVGVDSLADALLEQCHRGVPVVFSSHQLDLVERLCDAVGILARGRIVASGTVSELRAAEAGRQLRVVVPDAPAGWAGAVPGVRVVSEQRGDTVLDLAPGTDDQAVLAAALATGRVTHFAWREPTLVELFREAVSDRAVAA; translated from the coding sequence GTGCTCGAGTTCGACGGACTGGTCAAGACCTACGGCGACAACCGGGTGCTGGACGGCGTGGGCTTCACCGTCGCCCCCGGCCAGATGTTCGGCTTCTGCGGGTCCAACGGGGCCGGCAAGACGACGACGATGCGGATCGCGATGGGACTGGCCCGTGCCGACGCCGGGCAGGTGCGCTGGCAGGGCACCGCGCTGACCGAGGCCACCCGCCGACGGATCGGCTACATGCCCGAGGAGCGCGGCCTCTACCCGAAGATGAAGGTGGTCGAGCAGCTCGTCTACTTCGCGCGGCTGCACGGGCTGGGCAGCGCCGAGGCCAAGGCCGCCGCCGAGCACTGGACCGAGCGGCTGGGCCTGGCCGAGAAGCGTGACCAGCGGGTGGAGAAGCTGTCGCTGGGCAACCAGCAGCGCGTGCAGCTGGCCGCCGCGCTGGTCAGCCGGCCCGACGTGCTCATCCTCGACGAGCCGTTCTCCGGCCTGGACCCGGTCGGCGTGGACTCCCTGGCCGACGCGCTGCTCGAGCAGTGCCACCGCGGCGTCCCCGTCGTGTTCTCCAGCCACCAGCTCGACCTGGTCGAGCGGCTCTGCGACGCCGTTGGCATCCTCGCCCGCGGGCGGATCGTGGCCAGCGGCACGGTGTCCGAGCTGCGTGCGGCCGAGGCCGGCCGGCAGCTGCGGGTCGTGGTCCCCGACGCCCCGGCCGGCTGGGCCGGCGCCGTCCCCGGCGTGCGGGTGGTCAGCGAGCAGCGCGGGGACACCGTCCTGGACCTCGCCCCCGGCACCGACGACCAGGCCGTGCTCGCCGCGGCCCTGGCCACCGGCCGGGTGACCCACTTCGCCTGGCGCGAACCCACGCTGGTCGAGCTGTTCCGCGAGGCCGTGTCCGACCGGGCGGTGGCGGCGTGA
- a CDS encoding phosphoenolpyruvate carboxylase produces MSEATVDVTDLRPTGGPEDPEDERSGDAPLREDIRLLGRVLGEVVREQAGQEVFDVVEAARVEAFRIRRSEVDRTGLADMLAGLDERSANHVIRAFSHFSLLANLAEDVHHERRRRFHRREGSPPQKGTLDATFDLLDAADLDPAVVAHELAGALVSPVVTAHPTEVRRRTVSQVQRHVTELMRTRETAEDERVWSAHLWREVLTLWQTALLRLSRLRLEDEIDEALRYYDLSLFAVVPAINTELRTALRQRWPGADLLATPMLLPGSWIGGDRDGNPFVTADAVRRATTRAAETALGHHLGELVCLADELSMSARLVTPTEELQALADAARDDSPFRADEPYRRALRGVYRRLAATAVRAVGHVPGPLPDVELEPYDEPAELIADLDVVDASLRTHGAGALADERLAALRASVEVFGFHLSGLDMRQNSSVHEEVLTEVLAWAGVCPDYSALDETARRELLTGELRLRRPLVRADADLSELARGELDLLAAAAEQVRVLGPRAIPNYVISMCESVSDVLEVAVLLKEVGLVTLDDHGLPASPIMIAPLFETIGDLQGGGETLAAMLAEPLYRSMVDGRGGTQEVMLGYSDSNKDGGYLAANWALYRAELALVEVAREAGVRLRLFHGRGGTVGRGGGPSYEAVRAQPPGSVAGQLRITEQGEVISAKYAEPHLARRNLEALVAATLESTLLSLEGLDGDAEEVYALFDDLAARAQGAYRALVHDTPGFVEWFRAATPVRELAELNIGSRPPSRKAGDKISDLRAIPWVFSWSQARIMLPGWFGTGTALESWVDGDPARLARLQELHGRWPFFRTVLSNMGMVLAKTDLELAARYASLVPDEELRHRVFDVITAEHERTVRMLLAITGDDHLLADNPSLARSIRNRFPYLEPLHHLQVEMLRRRRSGNDDELVKRCIQLAINGVATALRNSG; encoded by the coding sequence GTGTCTGAAGCCACCGTCGACGTCACCGACCTGCGCCCCACCGGCGGACCCGAGGACCCGGAGGACGAGCGGTCCGGGGACGCCCCGCTGCGCGAGGACATCCGGCTGCTGGGCCGGGTGCTGGGCGAGGTCGTGCGGGAGCAGGCCGGCCAGGAGGTGTTCGACGTCGTCGAGGCCGCCCGGGTCGAGGCGTTCCGGATCCGCCGCTCCGAGGTCGACCGCACCGGGCTGGCCGACATGCTGGCCGGGCTCGACGAGCGCAGCGCCAACCACGTGATCCGCGCGTTCAGCCACTTCTCGCTGCTGGCGAACCTGGCCGAGGACGTGCACCACGAGCGCCGCCGCCGCTTCCACCGCCGGGAGGGCTCCCCGCCGCAGAAGGGGACGCTGGACGCGACCTTCGACCTGCTGGACGCCGCGGACCTCGACCCCGCCGTCGTCGCGCACGAGCTGGCCGGCGCGCTGGTCTCCCCGGTGGTCACCGCGCACCCCACCGAGGTCCGCCGGCGCACCGTCTCCCAGGTGCAGCGGCACGTCACCGAGCTGATGCGCACCCGGGAGACCGCCGAGGACGAGCGCGTGTGGTCGGCGCACCTGTGGCGGGAGGTGCTGACGCTCTGGCAGACGGCGCTGCTGCGGTTGTCCCGGCTACGGCTGGAGGACGAGATCGACGAGGCGCTGCGCTACTACGACCTGTCGCTCTTCGCCGTCGTCCCGGCGATCAACACCGAGCTGCGGACGGCGCTGCGGCAGCGCTGGCCCGGGGCGGACCTGCTGGCCACCCCCATGCTGCTGCCCGGCTCCTGGATCGGCGGGGATCGCGACGGCAACCCCTTCGTCACCGCCGACGCCGTCCGTCGCGCCACCACCCGGGCCGCGGAGACCGCACTGGGCCACCACCTCGGCGAGCTGGTGTGCCTGGCCGACGAGCTGTCCATGTCGGCGCGGCTGGTCACCCCGACCGAGGAGCTGCAGGCCCTCGCCGACGCGGCCCGCGACGACTCCCCGTTCCGGGCCGACGAGCCCTACCGGCGGGCGCTGCGCGGGGTCTACCGGCGGCTGGCCGCGACCGCCGTCCGCGCGGTGGGGCACGTGCCCGGTCCGCTGCCGGACGTCGAGCTGGAGCCCTACGACGAGCCGGCCGAGCTGATCGCCGACCTCGACGTCGTCGACGCCTCGCTGCGCACCCACGGCGCCGGTGCACTCGCCGACGAGCGGCTGGCCGCGCTCCGCGCCTCGGTGGAGGTCTTCGGGTTCCACCTCTCGGGGCTGGACATGCGGCAGAACAGCTCGGTGCACGAGGAGGTGCTGACCGAGGTCCTCGCCTGGGCCGGCGTCTGCCCGGACTACTCCGCGCTGGACGAGACCGCCCGGCGCGAGCTGCTGACCGGTGAGCTCCGGCTGCGTCGTCCCCTGGTACGGGCCGATGCCGACCTCTCCGAGCTGGCCCGGGGCGAGCTCGACCTGCTGGCCGCGGCGGCCGAGCAGGTGCGCGTGCTGGGGCCGCGGGCGATCCCGAACTACGTGATCAGCATGTGCGAGTCGGTCTCGGACGTGCTGGAGGTCGCCGTCCTGCTCAAGGAGGTCGGCCTGGTCACCCTGGACGACCACGGGCTGCCCGCGTCGCCGATCATGATCGCCCCGCTGTTCGAGACGATCGGCGACCTGCAGGGCGGCGGCGAGACCCTGGCCGCGATGCTCGCCGAGCCGCTGTACCGCTCGATGGTCGACGGCCGGGGCGGCACGCAGGAGGTCATGCTCGGCTACTCCGACAGCAACAAGGACGGCGGTTACCTCGCCGCGAACTGGGCGCTGTACCGGGCCGAGCTGGCGCTGGTGGAGGTGGCCCGCGAGGCAGGGGTGCGGCTGCGGCTCTTCCACGGCCGCGGTGGGACGGTCGGCCGTGGTGGTGGCCCTTCCTACGAGGCGGTCCGGGCGCAGCCGCCGGGGTCGGTGGCCGGGCAGCTGCGGATCACCGAGCAGGGCGAGGTCATCTCCGCGAAGTACGCCGAGCCGCACCTGGCCCGGCGCAACCTGGAGGCGCTGGTCGCCGCGACGCTGGAGTCGACGCTGCTCTCGCTGGAGGGCCTGGACGGCGACGCCGAGGAGGTCTACGCGCTCTTCGACGACCTGGCCGCGCGGGCACAGGGCGCCTACCGGGCGCTGGTGCACGACACCCCGGGCTTCGTGGAGTGGTTCCGCGCGGCCACGCCGGTGCGCGAGCTCGCCGAGCTCAACATCGGGTCCCGGCCGCCGTCGCGGAAGGCCGGGGACAAGATCAGCGACCTGCGGGCCATCCCGTGGGTGTTCAGCTGGTCGCAGGCCCGGATCATGCTGCCGGGCTGGTTCGGCACCGGGACGGCGCTGGAGTCGTGGGTGGACGGCGACCCGGCCCGGCTCGCCCGGCTGCAGGAGCTGCACGGCCGCTGGCCGTTCTTCCGCACCGTGCTGTCGAACATGGGGATGGTGCTGGCCAAGACCGACCTGGAGCTGGCCGCCCGCTACGCCTCGCTGGTGCCCGACGAGGAGCTGCGGCACCGGGTGTTCGACGTGATCACCGCCGAGCACGAGCGGACCGTGCGGATGCTGCTGGCGATCACCGGCGACGACCACCTGCTGGCCGACAACCCCTCGCTGGCGCGTTCGATCCGCAACCGCTTCCCCTACCTGGAGCCGTTGCACCACCTGCAGGTGGAGATGCTGCGCCGGCGCCGCTCGGGCAACGACGACGAGCTGGTCAAGCGCTGCATCCAGCTGGCGATCAACGGGGTGGCGACGGCGCTGCGCAACAGCGGCTGA
- a CDS encoding SMP-30/gluconolactonase/LRE family protein, with protein sequence MDTLTATPVTDVRPAVHGEGPTWDATRRELVWVDIDAGEVRRATVSPAGVVAEVGVHRGGATVGFVVPAADGGWLLGADGGFTHLDPEGEPRVLVALDREGGTAPDGTRMNDGAVDPVGRLFGGTMAFDERTGAGSLYRVDLDGSVHTVLTDLTISNGIEWTADGRTVYLADSGAATVRAYDYDVETGSFGASRVVVDLSDDDAGAPDGMAIDDEDHLWVAVWGGGQVRRYSPTGELLTVVRVPTENTSSCAFAGPELDHLVISTSTQGLSDGARAAQPDAGRLFVVRPGVTGTPAGVYRGPVDALHQA encoded by the coding sequence GTGGACACCCTCACCGCAACTCCCGTGACCGACGTCCGCCCCGCCGTCCACGGGGAGGGACCGACCTGGGACGCCACCCGCCGCGAGCTGGTCTGGGTGGACATCGACGCCGGCGAGGTCCGGAGGGCCACGGTGTCCCCGGCCGGGGTGGTCGCCGAGGTCGGCGTGCACCGCGGTGGTGCCACGGTCGGCTTCGTCGTCCCGGCTGCCGACGGCGGCTGGCTGCTGGGCGCCGACGGAGGGTTCACCCACCTGGACCCCGAGGGCGAGCCCCGGGTGCTGGTGGCCCTGGACCGGGAGGGCGGCACCGCCCCCGACGGCACCCGGATGAACGACGGCGCCGTCGACCCGGTGGGCCGGCTGTTCGGCGGGACGATGGCCTTCGACGAGCGGACCGGCGCGGGCTCGCTGTACCGCGTCGACCTCGACGGGTCGGTGCACACCGTGCTCACCGACCTGACGATCAGCAACGGCATCGAGTGGACCGCCGACGGCCGCACCGTCTACCTGGCCGACTCCGGCGCGGCCACCGTGCGGGCCTACGACTACGACGTCGAGACCGGTTCCTTCGGCGCCAGCCGGGTGGTCGTCGACCTCTCCGACGACGACGCCGGCGCCCCCGACGGGATGGCCATCGACGACGAGGACCACTTGTGGGTCGCCGTCTGGGGCGGGGGCCAGGTGCGCCGCTACTCCCCCACCGGCGAGCTGCTCACCGTGGTGCGGGTGCCCACCGAGAACACCTCGAGCTGCGCCTTCGCCGGCCCGGAGCTGGACCACCTGGTGATCAGCACCTCGACCCAGGGCCTGTCGGACGGGGCGAGGGCCGCCCAGCCCGACGCCGGACGGCTCTTCGTCGTCCGCCCCGGCGTCACCGGCACCCCCGCCGGCGTCTACCGCGGCCCGGTCGACGCCCTCCACCAGGCCTGA
- a CDS encoding ABC transporter permease translates to MSTRVRDKGFIVSSVVIVLLVLGLMVFQLVSGSQTSTSTIGVVGGTPQVEQALVRSGETVGVQVEVTELADEAAARQAVADEDVDAALLGATGDSPQVVVQDSSDDGASAIAESAVGALSVAQQLGEQGVDLQPAPAIDFVVLDPEADGDTTAVLVALLGVVVLYGLLILFGQFVAQGVVEEKSSRVVEILLSTMRPWQLLTGKIVGLGLLGLAQLVTIAVIGVVGALALDVVSVPSAVVPTVVSVVAWFVLGYTFYAAVFAVAASLVSRQEDLGSVLTPTTLLLVVGFIVSLQAAQDPGSTLATVTSFVPGLSPLVMPVRMAAGEAAVWEIVAAVLVNLAAIAVVVRIGGRVYSGALLRTSGKTKLREALAAERG, encoded by the coding sequence ATGTCGACCCGGGTCCGGGACAAGGGCTTCATCGTCAGCTCGGTGGTCATCGTGCTGCTGGTCCTCGGGCTGATGGTGTTCCAGCTGGTCAGCGGCTCGCAGACCAGCACCAGCACGATCGGCGTCGTCGGCGGGACCCCGCAGGTCGAGCAGGCGCTGGTGCGCTCGGGGGAGACCGTCGGCGTGCAGGTGGAGGTGACCGAGCTCGCCGACGAGGCCGCCGCGCGGCAGGCCGTCGCGGACGAGGACGTCGACGCCGCCCTGCTCGGGGCCACCGGTGACAGCCCGCAGGTCGTCGTCCAGGACAGCTCGGACGACGGCGCCAGTGCGATCGCCGAGTCCGCCGTCGGCGCTCTGTCGGTGGCCCAGCAGCTCGGGGAGCAGGGCGTGGACCTGCAGCCGGCGCCGGCGATCGACTTCGTCGTCCTGGACCCCGAGGCCGACGGCGACACCACCGCCGTCCTCGTCGCCCTGCTCGGCGTCGTCGTGCTCTACGGGCTGCTCATCCTGTTCGGGCAGTTCGTGGCCCAGGGCGTGGTGGAGGAGAAGTCCTCCCGGGTCGTGGAGATCCTGCTGTCCACCATGCGGCCGTGGCAGCTGCTCACCGGCAAGATCGTCGGGCTGGGCCTGCTCGGGCTCGCGCAGCTGGTCACCATCGCGGTGATCGGGGTGGTGGGAGCGCTGGCCCTGGACGTGGTGTCGGTGCCCAGCGCGGTCGTCCCGACCGTCGTCTCGGTCGTGGCCTGGTTCGTGCTCGGCTACACCTTCTACGCCGCGGTCTTCGCCGTCGCCGCCTCGCTGGTCAGCCGGCAGGAGGACCTGGGCAGCGTGCTCACCCCGACCACCCTGCTGCTCGTCGTCGGCTTCATCGTCTCGCTGCAGGCCGCCCAGGACCCGGGCTCGACCCTGGCCACGGTGACCTCGTTCGTCCCCGGTCTGTCCCCGCTGGTGATGCCGGTGCGGATGGCCGCGGGGGAGGCCGCCGTGTGGGAGATCGTCGCCGCGGTGCTGGTCAACCTGGCGGCCATCGCGGTCGTCGTCCGGATCGGCGGCCGGGTCTACTCCGGCGCCCTGCTTCGCACCAGCGGCAAGACCAAGCTGCGGGAGGCCCTGGCCGCCGAGCGCGGTTGA
- a CDS encoding TIGR03557 family F420-dependent LLM class oxidoreductase, whose product MSMQLGYTMMTEQAGPKDLVAHVVGAERVGFDFAVSSDHFFPWLDSMGHAPNAWVTLGAAAQATSTIDLMTYVTCPTFRYHPTVVAQQAATLQILADGRFTLGLGTGENLNEHVVGEGWPAVAVRQEMFAEAVQIIKELLAGDDYTTFHGEFFEVDGAKIWDLPEGGVPIGIAVSGKKSCELAGEYADVMIGTEPKPELGEMFDAAGGAGKNRVGQMPISFGTDKAAAVTRAHELFRWFGLGWKVNADLPGTAGFEAASAFVRESDVEESIPCGDDVDAVIEAAQEYADAGYTHLALVQIGGDQQQPYLEWTERELMPAWRSAFGS is encoded by the coding sequence ATGAGCATGCAGCTGGGCTACACGATGATGACCGAGCAGGCGGGCCCCAAGGACCTCGTCGCGCACGTGGTGGGGGCCGAGCGGGTCGGGTTCGACTTCGCGGTCAGCAGCGACCACTTCTTCCCCTGGCTGGACTCGATGGGCCACGCGCCCAACGCCTGGGTGACCCTGGGTGCCGCGGCACAGGCCACGTCCACGATCGACCTGATGACCTACGTGACCTGCCCGACCTTCCGGTACCACCCGACCGTCGTGGCCCAGCAGGCCGCCACCCTGCAGATCCTCGCCGACGGGCGCTTCACCCTGGGCCTGGGCACGGGGGAGAACCTCAACGAGCACGTCGTCGGGGAGGGCTGGCCGGCGGTCGCCGTGCGGCAGGAGATGTTCGCCGAGGCGGTCCAGATCATCAAGGAGCTGCTCGCCGGGGACGACTACACGACCTTCCACGGGGAGTTCTTCGAGGTCGACGGCGCCAAGATCTGGGACCTGCCCGAGGGCGGGGTGCCCATCGGCATCGCCGTGTCGGGCAAGAAGAGCTGCGAGCTGGCCGGTGAGTACGCCGACGTCATGATCGGCACCGAGCCCAAGCCCGAGCTCGGCGAGATGTTCGACGCCGCGGGCGGGGCCGGGAAGAACAGGGTCGGCCAGATGCCGATCAGCTTCGGCACCGACAAGGCCGCCGCGGTCACCCGCGCCCACGAGCTGTTCCGCTGGTTCGGCCTGGGCTGGAAGGTCAACGCCGACCTGCCCGGCACGGCGGGCTTCGAGGCCGCCAGCGCCTTCGTCCGGGAGTCCGACGTCGAGGAGTCGATCCCCTGTGGGGACGACGTCGACGCGGTGATCGAGGCCGCGCAGGAGTACGCCGACGCCGGCTACACCCACCTCGCCCTGGTGCAGATCGGTGGCGACCAGCAGCAGCCCTACCTGGAGTGGACCGAGCGCGAGCTGATGCCGGCCTGGCGATCCGCCTTCGGTTCCTGA